Genomic DNA from Pigmentiphaga litoralis:
CGTCAAACCCCTGCCCCTGCCCATGGGCAATTTCGATGTCGCGCTGTACTGGCATGACCGCTTCCACAAGGATCCGGCCAACCAGTGGTTCCGGCAGCAGCTGATCGACTGCGTGCACGACATCCAGGTCGGCCCGCTGACCACGCCGCGCGCATCAGCCTGATCACAGGCAGCACCCGGTCAGTCGACGATGGTGAACTCGAACTCGCCGATGTTCTCGATCCACTGACGCACCACATCGCCCGCTTTCAAAAACTGCTTGCGCGCCATGCCGACCCCCGACGGCGTACCCGTCAGGATCAGGTCGCCCGGCGACAACGTGATGCGCGAGCTGAGCTGCGCGATCTGGTCCGCGATCGTGAACAGCATCTGCGACGTGTTCGAGTCCTGCATCAGTTCGCCGTTGACCCACAGCTTCATCGACAGGGCCATGGGGTCGCCAATGAACTGCGCGGGCGTGATCGCCGGGCCCATCGGACACGAGCCATCGAACGACTTCTGTCCGATCCAGTCCCAGCGGAACGGCGACGTGTCGGGCACGTTGGGCCGCGACACCCAGTCCCGCGCCGACAGGTCGTTGGTCACGACATAGCCCGCGACGTAATCCATCGCTTCGTCGACCGGCACGTCCTTGCAGGTGCGCCCTATGACGACGCCCAGTTCGATTTCCCAGTCCAGCATGGTGGACCCGGCCGGAATGCGCACCTTCGCATCCGGGCCCACCACGGTCGCGCCGCCGGCCTTGATGTTGTGCCACGGCAGGTAGCCCTTGCCCTTCGGATCCCCTTCGAGCGGCATGCCCAGCACACGTTTCATCTCTTCGACGTGGTCGCTGAAGTTGACCCCCGCGAAGTAGATGGTGCGCGGCGCGGGTAGCGGCGCAAGCAGCGTGGCCCCCGACACGTAGTCGCGCCCGGGCAAGTCGCGGCCCAGGGTCGCCAGCTTTTCGGTCGCGCGCGGCCAGTCTTCCAGCACGTCCTGCACGCCCGCGTAGCGCGGCGACGCGTAGATCTTGCCTTCGTGCAGCAGGCCGGTCTTGCGCGTGCCTTCGTGCTCGATCGTCACGAGCTGGATCATGATGCCGATCCCTTGATCTTCAGTTCTTCCAGGCTGCCGATATCGGCGGCGTCGTCCATGGAAAAGCGGTCGCCGTAGTCGAACAGGTCGTCATGCTGGAAGCCGTTTTCGTACCACTGGATTTCCCACCAGTTGTGGTCCAGGTCTTCCAGGTAGAACGAATACACGCCATGCATTTCCTGCGGCGGCAGCACTTGCCGGATGCCGTACTTGTCTTGGTCGCGGACCGCCGCGGCATGCGCCTGATCGACCTCGTCCCGCGTTTCGACGTCCAGCCCCCAGTGATTGAGCAGGTTGGTCGGGTGCACCTGGTCGCCGACTTCCACGCAAATCACATGGAAGCGCTGGGCCAGCCGGACGGCCATGGCGGGCTTGCCGTGGCGCACGCATTCGAGGCCCAGAAATTCTTCGTAGAAGCGGCGCGACGCCTTCAGGCTGAAGCACTCCAGCGTGCCGTGGCCCAGGCAGAATGGCTTGACGACGGACGGGTGGGTCGGGGGGTCGACGCGACAATTTTCTGGCAGCATGGCAGTCTCCGTTAGGGTGGAATTCAGGCTTGTGGCAGCCCGTTGCGGTCGGCTTCGCTCAGGAAGGCATCCGCAAAGAATGCGTCTTCGGGCAGCCGGCAGGCGGTCGTGAAATCGTGGCGCGCGGACTCGACCATGATGGGCGCGCCGCAGGCATACACCTGCACGCCCGACATGTCGGGGAAGTCTTCCATCACGGCCTGGTGAACGAAGCCGGTGCGGCCCGTCCATGCGCAGGCGTCGGTGGCATTGCTCAGTACAGGGATGAAGGTGATGTGGTCGTGCGTGGCGGCCCAGGATTCGGCCAGGCTGGCCATGTACAGATCGGCGCGCGTGCGGCCGCCCCAATACACGGTGATCGGCCGCCGTGTGCCCCGCTGCAGTGTCTGCTCGAGCAGGGACTTGATCGGGGCAAAGCCGGTGCCCGATGCCAGCATGACGATCGGCGCGTCGGAGTCTTCACGCAAGAAGAAAGAGCCCAGCGGCATTTCGATCCGGTGGATCTCGCGCAGCTTCATTGCAGTAAAGACGTGCTCGGTGAACTTGCCGCCCGGCATGCGGCGGATATGCAGTTCGACCTGGCGCACGCCGTCATTGCTCGGCACGTTGGCGATCGAATAGCTGCGCCGCGTGCCGTCCGGCCGCAAGATGTCCAGGTACTGCCCCGCGCGAAACAGGGTCGGCTCGTTCATGGGCAGGCCCAGCGTGACGATCATGACGTCATCACTGACAGGCTCCATCTTCAGCACCCGGCAGGGCATGAACTTGGACTTGATCGCGTCCTGCGGATCCAGTTCGTTGACTTCGACAACGAGGTCGCCCAGCGGCTTGGCGCAGCACAGCAGGGCAAGTCCCTCGGCCTTGTCTTCGTCGCTCAGGTAGTTGGGGTGCACGCCGCCGTAATCGACCTCGCCCGAAACCACGCGGCCCCGGCAGGTACGGCAAACGCCCGACCGGCAGCTGTAAGGCATGAACAGGCCTGTATCCAGGCCCGCCTTGAGGATGGGGGTGTCCGCGGAACAGGGGTAGGTGTGCCCGCTGGGATGCAGGGTGATCGTGTAGGACATAGGTCTTGGGCCTATCTTCCCCGTCGCGGGCTGGATCGCTCGCTGTCTCCCGGGGTTCTGCACGCAGTCTAAACACTCACGCCCAGTGCAGCTATTAACCGGAAAAAATCCCGAGAATTAACTGCATCAATAGTCCAGCATTGGCGCGCCTTGCGGGGCGACAGGTCAGTGAATACCCGCACCCTCTGGCACCCTCAGTAGCCGGTCATTTCCAGATACCCGCGGCCCGCCGGTGCGCCGCCCTGACCGGCCGTCAGCCGAACCGGCCCTTCCCAGTACGGGAACGATGTGCCCATCCAGGCGCGCGGCTGGGCCGCCTCCGCGGTCACGTCCACCTGCATGTCAGGCACCCGCACCCGCCATTGCGTCGGCACCTTGCGGCCCGTGTCCTGGCGCGACGATGCGCCAGGGTCCAACTGGATCTGGTCGCCGCGCAACGCGCGGGGCGTGCCATCGGCAGCGATCCACGTACCGGCCCGATACGGTGGTCCGTCGGTCTGCCGCACCTGGAACAGCATGAGCTTGGCGCCGCTGTCCAGATGCAAGGAAAACCAGTCCCAGCCCTGCTGGGTTGCAGCCAGTGGCTGGCTGCTCCACTCACGGTCGAGCCACGCCGTGCCTGTCACAGGGACGGTGTTGCCATCGACAACGATGTCGCCCGTCACGGTGTAGAACGGCTGGCTGTAGTAGTACGACGCCTGGCCCAATCCGGATTTTTCGCTGTAGCCGCCATCGCCGTGCAGCACCAGCGGCCGATTCGTGGACAGTTGCAACTGGTACGAAAAGTCCTTGCCGGCCGCCTGCATGCTCAGCTGATCGATGTCGCGGCCGCCGGTGGTGTGCAATTGCCAGTCATCGATCCACGCGCGAAATGGCGCAGCCGTCACCCCTGCCTGGCCGATGCCGCCGCGCGCCAATGTTTCGGCGTAGCGGTGCCCGCCCGGACTGGTCAGGCCGGCATGCCCCATCCACACGTTCGGGCTGCCGAACCCCTGCACCTCCGCGCCCGGCCGCAGCGCCGACCGGAACAGGGTCCATTGCACGCCCCAGTCCTTGCCGGACGCGTCTTTCAGGTTCGCGGTCACATACCACCACTCGATCCGGTAGCCATCGTGCGGGCCATGGTCGGCGGGAAACCGCAGGGGCTTGCCGCGCTCCACCAGCGCGAAGGCGGCCGCATCGGCGCCCAGGCCGGCAAAGCCGCTGCGGGGCGCTTCGGCCGGCTTGTCGCATCCGGCCAGCAAGGCGGACAGGGCAAGCACCCCTGCAAGGCCCAACGCCGCACGCAGGCGGATGGCGCAATGCTTAACGTTCATCGGCAAACTGCCTCAACAGATCCGCGGGCTGGCGACGCGCCAGCCGCCAGATGGGTCCGGCCGCGGCCAGCAGACTGGTCAGCAGGCCCAGCATGCCCAGCTGCACCAGCTGCAGGGTCGACACGTACAGCGGCAACCGCCAGCCAAAGGCCTGAACGTTGACGACTGCAACCATGCACCATGCCAGCAGCAAGCCCAGTGGCATCGCAAGCAGGACGGTCAGGCACGCCAGCATCAGTGTCTGGCCCAGCGTGAGCCATCCCAGGCGGCTGCGCCGTACGCCCAGCGCCCACAGCGGCGCCAGCTGCCCGACGCGGCTGTGGCCCAATGTCAGCAGGCTGATGAATAGCGCGATGCCGGCCACCGCCAGCGTCAGCGTGTTCAGCGCGCCGGTGGCGGCAAAGGTGCGTTCGAACACATCGATCGACCAGCGCTTGATGGTGGTCTGGTCAATGACGCGGGTGCTGTCGAGCCCGTAGCGATCCTTGAGCGTGTCGGCCAGACTGGCCGCGCGGCCGGGTTCAAGCCGCATGCTCAGGTTGGTCATGACAGCCTCGGGCCAATGCTGGCGCAACCGGTCCGCGGCCAGCAGCACCTGACCCTTCGGATTGCCGTAGTCGGCGTAGATGCCGACGATGGGCAGGCGCTGCTCGCCATCCCCCGATGGCAGCACCAGGGTGTCACTCAGGCCGACCTGCAGGCGGCGACCCAGCTGTTCACTGAGCATGACGCCCTGCCCTGCACCCAGCCGGTCCCATGCGCGGTCGGACTGTTCCAGCAGCGGCCACTGTTCGGGGAAAGCCGGTTGCACGACGATGCCCTGGGCCTGCACTGGCCAGCCTTGCAGGCGGAAATCGGTACGCCATTGCGGCTGGACTACTTTCACGCCGGGCTGGCCCGCGGCCCATGCCGCGATCTCGACAGACTGCGCCGGATCGCGCGGCGTCAGGTACAGGTCGGCCGACAGGCGCTGGTCGAGCCATCCCAGGAAGGTCTGCCGGAAGCCCTCGGTCATGCTGCCCACCCCCACACTGGCGGACAGGGCCAGCAGCAAGGCCATCAAGGCCAGCGCCATGGCAGGCAATTGCTGACGGCTGTCGGCAATGAACCATTCGGTCAGCGGCCCGCGGCATACCCGCGCCAGCCCCGCCAACGCGGCATCGAGCAGGGCCGGCAGGAACAAGGCGCCGGCCAGCAGGATCGCGCCCATCATCAGCAAGGCGCTGAGCAGGCTGTTGCCAAAGCGCCAGCAACCGACGGCCACGATCGCCAGCACGATGGCCAGCATGGCCTGGCGGCGCAGCCACACGCCTTGCGCGATGCGCCAGGCCTGGGCCTGGGCAAGGGCGAGCAAGGGCAGACGCGCGGCGCGCAGCAGGCTGCTGCAGCCCGCCAGCAAGGCGCCCAGCAGACTGATGGCCACGCCTGCCACCCACCAGCTGGGCGACAGGCTCAACTGACCCGACACTTCCGCGCCATACAGGCCCCGCAGGCTGGACGCGACATTGCCCAGCAGCACGCTGGCCAGCAGATAGCCACTGATCACCCCGGCCAGTCCCCCCAGGATCGCGAATGCGCCCAGTTCTACCGCCAGTGCACTGATCAGTGTGCTGAGGTTCACGCCGCAGGCACGCAGCGTCCGCAGCACCCCTCGGCGTTGCTCAAGGGCCAGACCGATCGACGCATGCACAATGAACAGGCCCACGATGAAGGCCAGCATGCCCAACGCAGTCAGGTTCAGGTGGAAGCTTTCGGTCAGCCGCTGCAGATCGCCGCCGTCTTCGGACGCGCGCCACTGCAAGGCGGCGGCAGCGGACGGCAGGGGCGGCTGGCGCGCGGCCAGATCCGCATCGACCAGCAGCCGCGACACCTGACCCGGCGCACCCAGCAGTGTCTGCGCGGCGCCAATGTCGACGACGATCACGCCGGGCGCCAGTTCGGCTCGGGGTACCAGCGGCGGCAGGCGTTGCCCATCGCTGGTCGTGGCCGGCTCGCCCGCTTTCAGGCCCAGGCGTTGCAAGGTGTCGGGGGCAATCCAGGCCTCGCCCGGCGATCCGATAAAGCCGGTCAGGTCAAACGCACGTTCGGCCTGGCCCGCCACCGACGTGCCCACCGGCAGGCTCAGCGGCTCGATGCCCAGCACTTCGACACTGGTCAGGGTCTCGCCTGCGAATCGAACCCGGCCTTCCAGCACCGGCGACACTGCCCACCCCTGACGGCGCAGCGCCACATACAGGTTCTGGTCAAAGCGCTGACCCTGGCGGGGGATGAGTTGCGACTGCGACGGCGCGGACAGCATCGCGCTGGCACGCGCATAGTCGGCCCGCGCCTGACCGTTGAGCGCTTCCACTCCCGTCCACAGCGACGTCGCCAGCCACAGGCCAGTCAGTATGCTGAAGAACTGCAGGGGGTGCCGCCGCCAGTGGCTGAGCAATGCAAGCAGGGTGATCCGCAGCGTGCGCATCAGGCCTCCGCGGGCAGCACACGCCCGCCTTGCAAATGCACGCGGCGGTTCAGGCGCGCTGCCAGCCGGGCGCTGTGCGTCACCATCAGCAGCGTGCTGCCCGCCTCGGCCACCAGCTCCAGCAGCAGGTCCAGCACCGTGTCGCTGCTGGCTTCGTCCAGGCTGCCGGTCGGCTCGTCCGCCAGCACCAGCGACGGGCGGCCGGCCAATGCGCGGCCGATGGCCACGCGCTGCTGCTGTCCGCCCGACAGCTGCTCCGGGTAGCGTTGCAGCAACGTCGCCAGGCCCAACCGGTCGGCCAGGCGGGTATTCCACGCGGGGTCGTTGCGGCCTGCCAGCCGCGCCTGGAAAGCCAGGTTGGCGCCGACAGTCAGACTGCTGATGAGGTTGTATTGCTGGAAGACAAGGCCGATGCCTTCGCGGCGCCAGCGCGCCAGATCCGCTTCGTTGCGGCCGGTGAGCGGTTCGCCGGCGACTTCGATCCGGCCACTGTCGGGCCGGTCCAGTCCCGCGATCAGGTGCAGCAGGGTGCTTTTGCCGCTGCCCGATTCGCCCATCAAGGCCAGGCTGGTACCGGTGGCGACCTGCAGGTCCACGCCGCGAAGTACCGGCAGCGTGCCCTGGGCGGTGGTGAAAGACTTGCCGACGTTCTCTACAACTAGCACCTGGGAAGCTCCGCGGACCGAAGCGTCAAGGATAACCCCAGGTGGTGGGCGGCCCGGAGTCAGGAACCGGCCCTGAATCAAGGGGTGACACTTAATCCGGGCAGGCCTAGAAGCCCAAGGCCACCGCCAGCGCGCCACCCAGCAGCCCGAAGGCCACCACGCCAATCGCGACCGTGGCCAGTTCACGCGGCCGGAACGACTTGGCGACCATCGCAAGCGACGGCAGGCTGATCGGCGGCAAGGTCATCAGCAACGCACCCGCCGGACCCGCCGCCATCCCCAGCGACAGCATCGCCTGGATGATCGGCACTTCGCCAGCGGTCGGGATCACGAACAACGCACCCGCCACGGCCAGCGCCACGATCCAGATCAGATGATTGCCGATGTCCGGACCGATCACCGGGAACAGCCACGCGCGCGCGGCGCCCAGCAGCAGCACCAGCACGATGTACTCGGGCACCAGCCGGATCGTCATGCGCCACAGGATCTGCCCCCAGCGCGTGAACGCCTGCTTCCAGTAGTCGCCAGCGGACAGGGTCGGATCGCCGGCAGTGCCTTCCAGCAGATGCGCCGTCCGTTCGCGCGCACCCGCCGCTTCCGCGGGCGACACCATGCGGTTGATCAGGTACCCCAGGCCGAACACCATGCCGATGCCCAGCACCAGCCGCAGTCCGGCCCAATGCCATCCAAGCACCAGCCCCATGAAGACCAGCGTGGCCGGGTTCAGCACCGAATTGCCCAGCCAGAACGCCACGGCCCCGCCCGGCGACGCCTGCCGCTCGCGCAGCCCCGCCACGACCGGCGCCGCGCAGCAGCTGCACATCATGCCGGGCAGCGACATCATGCCGCCCACGAACACACTGCCAAAACCCGCACCGCCCAAGGCCTTGGCGATCCAGCGCGGCGGCAACAGCGCCTGCACGGCAGAACCCAGCAGCAGTCCCAGCACCATGGCCTGCCAGATGGCCTTGCCGTAGACCAGCGCGTAATCCAGCGCCGCGGACCACGACGGCGCGGGCGCGCTCGCGGCCGTTCCCATCAGGATCGAGTTGCCAATCGAATGGTTGCTGGCCGCAACGAACGCGCGGTTGTAATAGGGATACCACTTCACGTAGGCGAGACCGGCCACCGCGATAAGGACGAAAACGGCGATGCCGACGAGCGGATTGGGCGCGCGCCGCGCGTCGAGAGAAGTTGGGGTCATTGGAAGTATCAGGAGCGAAGGGAGGGCCGACGACCAGGGTCATTCGGCCGGGGGTGGCGTATTTTACGCCCGGCGCCGCGTCGTCACCCCTTGGCCACCTCTTCCAGCAACCAGTCGCGAAAGTCGCACAGATGCGGGTCGTACTCCAGCCTTTCGGAATACACCAGATAGAACGCCGAATCGATAAGCAGACGCTTGTCGAACGGCGCCACCAGCCGGCCTGCGGTCAGGTCATCTTTCACCAGCGCGTATTGCCCCATCGCCACGCCCAGCCCTTGCAGCGCGGCCTGGTAGGCCAGCGCGACGTTTTCAAACGTCAGGCCATGCGTGGGATCGATATCGCCGACGCCATTCGCGTCCAGCCATCGGCGCCAGTAATCCGGGCGCGCGGTCGATTGCAGCAAGGTGTGGCGCGCCAGGTCGCGTGGGGTGGTAATCGCATTGGGCCCGGTCAACAACTGCGGACTGCACACCGGCAACAGTTCGATATCCACCAGGCGGCGCGAGATCGCGCCCGGCCAATCGCCGTGGCCAATGCCGATCATGACGTCGGCGTCGCCCAAGGTGCGCAGCGGCTTGAACGACGTGGTGAACACCGTGTCGCGATCCGGATGGGCCACGTGAAATGCCGGCATGCGCGGCAGCAGCCAGCGCATGGCAAAGGTCATCTGGCACCAGATCTGCAGGGGCTTGGCGGCGGGCGGGGCCAGGGCTTTTGCGGTGGCCTGTTCGATGCGTTCGAACGCGCCGTGCAGATCGTCCCTGTACTGAAGACCGCCCGGCGTCAGCCGCACTTCACGATTGGCGCGCTCGAACAACCGCATTCCGAGAAAATCTTCCAGCACCTTGATCTGCCGGCTGACGGCGCCGGGCGTCACGTGCAGTTCGCGCGCCGTCTGCGTAAAGCTCAGGGTGCGCGAGGCGGATTCGAACATCCTGAGCGGGTTCAGCGGCGGCAGCTTCATGGCGTCCTTATCGTTGAGTTTTGGTAAACCAAGTTGACTATATATCGATTGTGACAGGACGTGAATCGCCGCAGTATGGTTGCGTCTATTGCGTTGCACCATCAGGAAACCGCCCCCATGCCCACACCCCGTTTCGCTGCCTTGATGTTCGCTGCCCTGACTGTGCCGGGCACCGCATTTGCCGCCGACTATCCCGCCGGCCCGATCACCGTCGTTGTCCCGTACGCCGCGGGGGGACTGGCCGACAACATTGCCCGGCCGGTGGCCGACGCGCTGGGTAAAGTGCTCAAGCAATCCGTGATCGTTGAAAACAAGGGGGGTGCCGGCGGTGTGGTCGGGACCGGTTTTGTCGCACGCGCCAAGCCGGACGGCTACACCTTGCTGCTGACGTTGTCGGCCATTTCCGGCCTGCCCGAAGCGGACCGCCTGCTGGGCCGCAAGCCGGCCTTCCAGCTCGATCAGTTCGTGCCGATCGCGCGCGTGACGGCGGACCCGAACCTGCTGGTGGTGAGTGCCGATGCCCCCTGGAAATCGGTGGCCGATCTGGTTGCGGACAGCAAGCAACATCCGACCGCACTGAACTATGGGTCGTCAGGCGTGTATGGCGCCATGCACATCCCGATGGAAATGTTCAAGGCGGCCAGCGGCGCGCAGATCACGCACGTGCCCTTCTCGGGCGGCGGGCCGGCCATGGTGTCCTTGCTTGGCGGCCAGATCCAGACGGCAGCCAGCGGCCCGGCCAATGCCGGCAACTTCATCAAGACGGGCAAGATGCGCGCACTGGCCCATTGGGGCAGCCAGCCCCTGCCCGCCTACCCCGGGCTGCCCAGCCTGAAGTCGCTGGGCTACGACGCGGAATTCGTTCAATGGTCCGCCCTGATGGCGCCGGCGCAGACGCCGCCCGCCGTGATCGACACCCTGCGCAACGCCATGCGTGCGGTCACCGCCGACCCCGCGCTCAAGCAGGTCTTCAGCAACCTGGGCAGCCCGATCGAATACATGGACGCACCCGAATTCGCGACCTACTGGAAGGCCGACGCTGAACGCGTCGTGGCTGCCGTCAAGAAGATCGGCAAGGTGGATTGATTGACAACGACAACCCTTCCCCGCATTCCCGAGTCGCTGTACCGGTTGATGGACGAGATCGGTCCCCGCTGGGGATCGAGCGTCCAGGCCAACGTTCGCACGATGATCGAGGCCTACTCCGAAGTCCTGAAAGACGCGCCCAAGGAAGGCACCGCCCACCGTGACCTGCCCTACGGCGACGACCCGCGCCAACGCCTGGACGTGTATGCACCGAATGCCAGGAACGACGGGCTCCGCCCGATCCTGATGTTCGTGCACGGCGGCGCGTTTGTCGAAGGCGACAAGGATCGCACCGACGAGATCTACAGCAACGTGCTTTGGTACTTTGCACGGCACGGCATCGTCGGCGTCAACGTCGAATTCCGCCTCGCGCCGACGCACACCTTTCCCAGCGGCACGCAAGACATCGGCGCCGCTGTTGCCTGGGTCAAGGCCCACGCCGCGGACTATGGCGGCGACCCGGACCGCATCTTCCTGATGGGCCACTCGGCCGGCGGCGCGCACTCCGCGCACTACGCCTACGACGCCCGCTACCACCCTGAAGGCGGTCACGGCCTGGCCGGCCTGATCGTCGTATCCGGCCGCGTGCGCGCCGAAAACTCCGCCGAAAATCCCAACGCAAAGCGGGTCGAGGCCTACTACGGCACGTCGGTCGACGACATGGCCGCGGGTTCCGCGATCAGTCACGTATCGGCCGAATCCCTGCCCACGATGATCGCCGTCGCCCAGTACGAGAACCCGCTGATCGACGTGCACTGCGCCGAACTCTTTGCGACCCTTTCGCAAGTCCGACGGCGCGCGCCGCGCTTCGTCTGGCTGCCGCGGCATAACCACACGTCGATCATCGCGCACTTCAACACGCACGAAGAGGTGCTGGGGAAACACGTGCTGGAATTCATTGAATCGGGAATCTGACAGACCGATTGGAAATTTGAAGTGTGTTAAGCAAAGGCGGCATCACGCAAGGACGCCCGGTCTACCATCGACCGGCAATACACGCAACAAAAAATAAGCACTAAATCAAAATCGGGCTTTATCTACAAAATTTCGAGGCGTAGTTTCTCAACTTCTTCTCCAACAATCGACTTAGCACTCCAATAAGAATCCTAGTCTGTTCTCATTAAGCCTGACTTTAGCGACTTGCTAGGTCGCAAATTTGCTTCATGAGCCTCCGACTCGTATTCGTACGGTTAAAACTGCTGCTGCCGAAAAGCGGGAACGATCGAAGATAGCGGGGAAAAAATGAGCAAACTCTTGGTTGTTTTTTGCTTTCTCCTTACCGCATTGAGTTATCTGAGAGATGTGCATTCGCAGCCATGCCCTATTTTCAACTCGTCACCTCAGGCGTTGAGATATCTCCGTGAGAATCAACAGATTTATCCGCGGACCACTGCGGAGTGTTTCGACCGGGCGCTTGTTACACCTCCTTCACTCGGAACTGCCATAGACGCCGAAACATGGCGCACCTATCTCTGGGAAGGAGCACAACTTCTCCATAGAATGGCTGATTCGTCGGATTTTGGACCGACTGCAAGAAGAGAATATAAAAATTCTGAGCTGAAAACTTTAGCGCTATACAGAGACAAGACCCTTGATAGGCTACGTGCGGAATCTACCAAAAAAAATCCGCTTGGCGTGGAGGCGTTGCAAACTGATTACGCCAAGGGGGTCGACGCAGAATCGAATGTCTTCTGGCAATTGTCGTTGCAGGAAACTAAAGGCCTGCTGAATTTGCAGAACTTTCTTTCAAATCTCGATCCGGCACATCTCTTAGATCTGACAGCGGTTCGATGGTTAGAAGCCGTCCGCACTTGCCCCAACTGGGTTCCCGCTGCTGTCAAACCACTGCCTGATTATACCAATGGTTGGTGCAAGGCAGACTGCCGAGAACACTTCACAACTGTAGCCGACAAGCTCAATGTATGGATGTCAAACATCCCCGAGCGCGAAACCCTGCAATCATATAGAGCACTGAAAAAGCGCGCGATAGAAACCAAGAAATTTTGCAAGAATGGCGAGTGAGGGATTGAGCGATGACAAAAATTTTAATTCTACTATTGCTTGTATTTCAAAATTCAGCTCTTTCCGCGGGCGAAGCCGTGAAAACTGAGGTAGCCGAACAAATCGTCGGAAAAACATTGAACATTGCCCTTGCGGAAAACGTTAGTGACGGCGTACAGGTCACACTGTCAATGGACGAAACCGACTACATTCCTGGACC
This window encodes:
- the gcvA gene encoding transcriptional regulator GcvA; the protein is MKLPPLNPLRMFESASRTLSFTQTARELHVTPGAVSRQIKVLEDFLGMRLFERANREVRLTPGGLQYRDDLHGAFERIEQATAKALAPPAAKPLQIWCQMTFAMRWLLPRMPAFHVAHPDRDTVFTTSFKPLRTLGDADVMIGIGHGDWPGAISRRLVDIELLPVCSPQLLTGPNAITTPRDLARHTLLQSTARPDYWRRWLDANGVGDIDPTHGLTFENVALAYQAALQGLGVAMGQYALVKDDLTAGRLVAPFDKRLLIDSAFYLVYSERLEYDPHLCDFRDWLLEEVAKG
- a CDS encoding CDP-6-deoxy-delta-3,4-glucoseen reductase, yielding MSYTITLHPSGHTYPCSADTPILKAGLDTGLFMPYSCRSGVCRTCRGRVVSGEVDYGGVHPNYLSDEDKAEGLALLCCAKPLGDLVVEVNELDPQDAIKSKFMPCRVLKMEPVSDDVMIVTLGLPMNEPTLFRAGQYLDILRPDGTRRSYSIANVPSNDGVRQVELHIRRMPGGKFTEHVFTAMKLREIHRIEMPLGSFFLREDSDAPIVMLASGTGFAPIKSLLEQTLQRGTRRPITVYWGGRTRADLYMASLAESWAATHDHITFIPVLSNATDACAWTGRTGFVHQAVMEDFPDMSGVQVYACGAPIMVESARHDFTTACRLPEDAFFADAFLSEADRNGLPQA
- a CDS encoding ABC transporter permease, coding for MRTLRITLLALLSHWRRHPLQFFSILTGLWLATSLWTGVEALNGQARADYARASAMLSAPSQSQLIPRQGQRFDQNLYVALRRQGWAVSPVLEGRVRFAGETLTSVEVLGIEPLSLPVGTSVAGQAERAFDLTGFIGSPGEAWIAPDTLQRLGLKAGEPATTSDGQRLPPLVPRAELAPGVIVVDIGAAQTLLGAPGQVSRLLVDADLAARQPPLPSAAAALQWRASEDGGDLQRLTESFHLNLTALGMLAFIVGLFIVHASIGLALEQRRGVLRTLRACGVNLSTLISALAVELGAFAILGGLAGVISGYLLASVLLGNVASSLRGLYGAEVSGQLSLSPSWWVAGVAISLLGALLAGCSSLLRAARLPLLALAQAQAWRIAQGVWLRRQAMLAIVLAIVAVGCWRFGNSLLSALLMMGAILLAGALFLPALLDAALAGLARVCRGPLTEWFIADSRQQLPAMALALMALLLALSASVGVGSMTEGFRQTFLGWLDQRLSADLYLTPRDPAQSVEIAAWAAGQPGVKVVQPQWRTDFRLQGWPVQAQGIVVQPAFPEQWPLLEQSDRAWDRLGAGQGVMLSEQLGRRLQVGLSDTLVLPSGDGEQRLPIVGIYADYGNPKGQVLLAADRLRQHWPEAVMTNLSMRLEPGRAASLADTLKDRYGLDSTRVIDQTTIKRWSIDVFERTFAATGALNTLTLAVAGIALFISLLTLGHSRVGQLAPLWALGVRRSRLGWLTLGQTLMLACLTVLLAMPLGLLLAWCMVAVVNVQAFGWRLPLYVSTLQLVQLGMLGLLTSLLAAAGPIWRLARRQPADLLRQFADER
- a CDS encoding permease → MTPTSLDARRAPNPLVGIAVFVLIAVAGLAYVKWYPYYNRAFVAASNHSIGNSILMGTAASAPAPSWSAALDYALVYGKAIWQAMVLGLLLGSAVQALLPPRWIAKALGGAGFGSVFVGGMMSLPGMMCSCCAAPVVAGLRERQASPGGAVAFWLGNSVLNPATLVFMGLVLGWHWAGLRLVLGIGMVFGLGYLINRMVSPAEAAGARERTAHLLEGTAGDPTLSAGDYWKQAFTRWGQILWRMTIRLVPEYIVLVLLLGAARAWLFPVIGPDIGNHLIWIVALAVAGALFVIPTAGEVPIIQAMLSLGMAAGPAGALLMTLPPISLPSLAMVAKSFRPRELATVAIGVVAFGLLGGALAVALGF
- a CDS encoding ABC transporter ATP-binding protein — encoded protein: MLVVENVGKSFTTAQGTLPVLRGVDLQVATGTSLALMGESGSGKSTLLHLIAGLDRPDSGRIEVAGEPLTGRNEADLARWRREGIGLVFQQYNLISSLTVGANLAFQARLAGRNDPAWNTRLADRLGLATLLQRYPEQLSGGQQQRVAIGRALAGRPSLVLADEPTGSLDEASSDTVLDLLLELVAEAGSTLLMVTHSARLAARLNRRVHLQGGRVLPAEA
- a CDS encoding lipocalin-like domain-containing protein — protein: MNVKHCAIRLRAALGLAGVLALSALLAGCDKPAEAPRSGFAGLGADAAAFALVERGKPLRFPADHGPHDGYRIEWWYVTANLKDASGKDWGVQWTLFRSALRPGAEVQGFGSPNVWMGHAGLTSPGGHRYAETLARGGIGQAGVTAAPFRAWIDDWQLHTTGGRDIDQLSMQAAGKDFSYQLQLSTNRPLVLHGDGGYSEKSGLGQASYYYSQPFYTVTGDIVVDGNTVPVTGTAWLDREWSSQPLAATQQGWDWFSLHLDSGAKLMLFQVRQTDGPPYRAGTWIAADGTPRALRGDQIQLDPGASSRQDTGRKVPTQWRVRVPDMQVDVTAEAAQPRAWMGTSFPYWEGPVRLTAGQGGAPAGRGYLEMTGY
- a CDS encoding VOC family protein; the encoded protein is MLPENCRVDPPTHPSVVKPFCLGHGTLECFSLKASRRFYEEFLGLECVRHGKPAMAVRLAQRFHVICVEVGDQVHPTNLLNHWGLDVETRDEVDQAHAAAVRDQDKYGIRQVLPPQEMHGVYSFYLEDLDHNWWEIQWYENGFQHDDLFDYGDRFSMDDAADIGSLEELKIKGSAS
- a CDS encoding fumarylacetoacetate hydrolase family protein, whose translation is MIQLVTIEHEGTRKTGLLHEGKIYASPRYAGVQDVLEDWPRATEKLATLGRDLPGRDYVSGATLLAPLPAPRTIYFAGVNFSDHVEEMKRVLGMPLEGDPKGKGYLPWHNIKAGGATVVGPDAKVRIPAGSTMLDWEIELGVVIGRTCKDVPVDEAMDYVAGYVVTNDLSARDWVSRPNVPDTSPFRWDWIGQKSFDGSCPMGPAITPAQFIGDPMALSMKLWVNGELMQDSNTSQMLFTIADQIAQLSSRITLSPGDLILTGTPSGVGMARKQFLKAGDVVRQWIENIGEFEFTIVD